The Streptomyces sp. DG1A-41 genomic sequence CTATCGCCGCCTCCGCCGGGTCGGCGGTCGTGGGCAGCACACGGGCGTCCGGCATGGGCTCCAGCCAGGTGTTGTCAGGGCGGGGGGTGAGGGCCGCCTGGGCGAGCGGGGTGGACTCGGTCAGGTCCATGGGCCTGGCGCGCTTGTTGCCCGCGGTCAGCATGTCCAGGCACACGTTGGTCGCGATGCGGTAGAGCCAGGAGCGGAGGCTGGAGCGGCCCTCGAACTTGTCGTAGCTGCGCCAGGCGCGGACCATCGTGTCCTGTACCGCGTCCTCGGCCTCGAAGGAGGAGCCGAGCATCCGGTAGCAGTACCCCGTCAGCTCCGTCCGGTGTGCCTCCAGCCTGGCGTCCAGGTCTGTCGGTGTCGCCGTGCCGTTCGTCATCGTCCACCCACCCCTGTGGAATTTCTGTCACGCGCCATCGCGCCCAGCACTTCGGAAGCTACCGCAGCCCACTGACAACGGCCCCCCGAGCGCACGAAAGCGCAGGCAGGAGCGGTGCTTCACACCAGCTGTTTCACCGACATCAGCAGATGCCGGTGCTCCCCGGCCATCTCCCCGGCCGCCTCGGCAGCCCCCTCGCCCGGCACCGCGTGCAGCAGCGCCCGCTGCCCCGCCCCCAGCAGTTCCAGCCGTACGCGCGGAGTCTCGAAGGACGTCAGCGCGTCCAGCAGATAGGCCGGGTTGAAGGCCATCGGCACCTCGTCGGCGCCCGTCAGCGTGGCCGGCAGCCGCTGGGCCGCCACGTCGTCGCCGTCGCCGGCGCGGAGCATGACGGACCCGTCGGACGAGAAGTCCAGCCGCACCGGACTGTTCGCCTCCGCCACCACCGCGACCCGCCGCACGGCCTCCGCGAGCCCCTCGCACTCCACTTCGGCGACCGCGGCCCCCGCCATGTCGAACAGCGACCTGTACGTCGGCAGCCGTCCGTCCAGGAGCCGCAGCGCCGTCCGCGTCCGCCCGCCCCCGAAGCCGATCAGTCCGCCGCCACCGGCCGGGTCCCAGCCGATCAGCACGTCCCCGCAGCGGCCCAGCGACCGCGCGACGTCCAGCAGGCGCCGCGCGGGCAGCAACGCGTCCACCACACCGTCGGCCGCCGCACCCGGCCGCCACTCCAGCCGCCGCACGGCGTACCGGTAGCGGTCCGAAGCGGCGAGTGTCATCTCCTCGCCGTCCAGACGCAGTTGGACCCCCGTCAGCAGCGGCAGCGTGTCGTCGCGCCCGGCCGCCACCGCGACCTGGGCGACGGCCGTCGCGAACGCGGCGCCGTCCACCGTGCCGTACGGCGCGGGCGGCACCGGCAGGGCCGGGTACTCGGTGACGGGCAGCGTCGACAGCCCGAACCGCGTACCGTCCGCCTCCACCGTGAACCGCGAGGCCTCCAGCGCGCAGCTCACCGGCCCGTCCGGCAGCACCCGGCAGACGTCCAGCAGCCGCCGCCCCGGGACGAGCACCCGCCCGGGTGCCGCGACCTCGGCGTCGGCCTCCACCCGTACCGCCGCCTCGAAGTCGAACCCCGTCACGGCCAGCCGCCCCGCGTCCGCCTCCAGCAGCAGCCCGCCCAGCACCGGCACCGGCGTCCGCGCGGGCAGCGCCCGCACCGCCCGGCCCACGGCCTCGGCGAACGCCGTACGGTCGATGCGGAACTCCATGAAAAATCCCCCTGGGCCGAGTCCGGTGGTCAGCAGACGCGGACGTTATCCGCACCCACTGACAACCGGCCCCGACCAGGGGGAACGGCCGGACTCCGGGCTCAGGCGGCCGTGGCCAGGCGCTGCACCCGTGCCGCCCGCGTCCCGAAGACCGTGATCGTGACGACGCCCAGGACCGCCAGCAGGCCGACCCCGACCGTCCCGGCCCAGCCGCCGGCGTGGAAGGCGATCGCGCCGACCGTGCTGCCCGCGCTGGAGCCGATGTAGTACGCCGACTGGTAGAGCGCCGAGGCCTGTGCGCGGCCGGTCGTGGCCGTCTTGCTGACGGCCGAGGACGCCACCGCGTGGCCCGCGAAGAAGCCCGCCGTGATGAGGACCAGGCCCAGCAGGATCAGCGGGAGGGAGCCGGCCAGGGACAGCAGCAGACCCGCCGCCGTCGTACCGCCGCCCGCGTACAGCGCGCCCCGGCGGCCCAGCCTGCCCACCAGGCGGCCGGCCGTCGACGCCGACACCGTACCGACGAGGTACACCAGGAAGACCGAGCCGATGATGCCCTGCGGCAGCGAGAACGGTGCCTCGGTCAGCCGGTAGCCGATGACCGTGTACACGCCACCGAACACCGTCATGAACAGCGCGCCGATCGCGTACAGCCGGCACAGCAGCGGGTTGGACAGGTGGTCACGGACCGTCCGGGCCAGCACGCGCGGGCGCAGCGAGCCGGTCTTGAAGTTCTTCGGTGCCGGGAGCAGCAGCCGGAAGGCCACCGCGCACGCCACCGCGAGCGCGCCGATCACACCGACGGCGACCCGCCAGCCCCACTCCTGGGCGACCCAGCCGGTGATGACCCGGCCGCTCATCCCGCCGACGCTGTTGCCCGCGACGAACAGTCCGATCGCGGTGACCAGCGCCTTGGGACTGACCTCCTCCGCGAGGTACGCCGTCGCCGACGCCGGCAGTCCGGCCAGCGCCGCGCCCTGGAGCGCCCGCAGCACGACCAGGACCCCCAGCGACGGGGCGAAGGGTGCCAGCAGTCCGACCGTCACCGCCACGGCCAGCGAGGCCGTCATGACCGCACGCCGCCCGAAGCGCTCCGACAGGGCGCTCATCGGCAGGACGAACAGCGCCAGCCCGCCCGTCGCGGCGGCCACCGTCCAGCTCGCGTCGCTCGCCGTCACCCCGAACTCGCCGGAGATCAGCGGGAGCAGCGCCTGCGTGGAGTACAGCAGCGCGAAGGTCGCGACACCCGCGAGGAAGAGGGCGAGGCTCATCCGGCGGTAGCCGGGCCCGCCCGGGGACATACGTGAGTCGGCGGCAGGGACAGAGGCATCGGCGCCCACGGTGGTGGACGCCCCGGTACTGGCGGGAGACATGCTTCGAAACTACGTACGCGCCCACTGATCCGTCCAATGCATGGAACCGCCATAATCGTTCCCATGGCGCATCAGCACAGTTCAGCGGCTCGACTGTCACCATCCGGTGACACAGAAGACATGGCACAGATGTCGAAGGTGCTGGCCCCCCGCCTCGCGTACTTCGCCGGCGTGGCCCGCACCGAGCACGTCACCCGCGCCGCCCAGGAGATGAACGTCCCCCAGTCGACCCTCTCCCGGGCCATGGCCCGCCTGGAGCAGGACCTCGGCGTGGATCTCTTCGCCCGCCACGGCCGCACGGTCTCCCTCACCCCGGCCGGGCGTACCTTCCTCACCTCCGTCGAGCGCGCCCTGGCCGAGGTCGAGCGCGCCGCCGAGCAGGTCCGGGCCGACGCCGACCCCGCCACCGGCAAGGTCGCCTTCGGCTTCCTGCACACCATGGGCGCCGAGACGGTCCCGGGCCTCCTCCAGGCCTTCCGCGCCGATCATCCGCGCGTCCGCTTCAGCCTCGTCCAGAACTACGGCGAGGCCATGCTCGAACGCCTCCGCGCCGGCGAACTGGACCTGTGCCTGACGTCCCCCGTCCCCGACGCCCCCGACCTGGTCGCCCGCCGCCTCGACGAGCAGAAACTCCGCCTGGTCGTCCCGGCCGACCACCCCCTCGCCACCCGTCGGCGCATCCGCCTGGCCGAAGCGGCCGACGAGACCTTCGTCACCCTGGAACCCGGCTACGGCATGCGCCGCATCACCGACGACCTCTGCAAGGAGGCCGGCTTCAAGCCCCGCATCGCCTTCGAGGGCGAGGAGGCGGAAACCCTGCGGGGCCTGGTGGCAGCGGGCCTCGGCGTCGCCCTCCTGCCCCCACCGGCCGTCCCCCGCCCGGGAGTGGTCGAACTGACGGTCACGTCCCCCCGAGCGGCCCGCGAAATCGGCGTGGCCTGGCTGGAGGGCCACCCGGACACACCCCCGGTAGCAGCCTTCAAGAAGTTCCTGCTCTCAAGAAGAGGCAGCTTGTTGCCGACCTAGCGGCGCGGCTGTATCCATGTGCGGCTCCGCCGCGCGGGCGCGAGCAACCACCGACAACCCGCACCCCGAAACCACAAGCACCTCAAACGGCGCTACCGCCTCGAAGGACTGAACCCCGCAGCCAGTGGCATCCGCAACCCCAACGGCGGTGGCGCGGCAAACGCATCCCGCACAGGCCGGGACACGTCCCGCCCGAACAGGACCCCCATCACGAAGTCCTCGGCCAACGCGAGGACTTCGTCCCGGTACTGACTCAACCCGTGCCCGTCCGCATGCACTTCGAACCGGCACACATCCCGATTCGCCTTCTTCGCACGCGCCGCCAGCCGGAACGACAACTCGGGATCCGTCCGCGCGTCGTTCGTGCCGTGCACGATCAGCACCTGCCGCCCCACCAGCTGCTTCACCGGTTCGGGTGGCGCGGCCACATCCTCCTCCGGCAGCCAGGGAGCGAGCGCCAGTACGGAGTTGACGGCCTCGTGCCCAGCCGCCCGCAACCCGGCCCGGCCGCCCATGCCGATACCGGCGAGGCAGACGGGAACGTCTCCGTAACGCCGTACGACCTCGTCGGCCGCCCAGGCCGCGTCGGCCGCGAGGTTGGCCTCGCTGCCGTTCCAGCCGCGGTAGCGGTAGTGCACCACGTGTGTGACGAGACCCTCGTCCCGGCCCGCGCGGGCCAGGCGGCGCCCCAGGGCGCGTACGGAGGCGGTCGCCACCATGGGAGACGGTCTGCGGCCGGAGACCTCGTCGCCGCCGGGGAGCAGCAGCACGACGCCGCTCACCGCCGACGGCGCCGGACCGAATGTCCTGCCCAGCCGGGCCCTGCGAACCGGCGTCGGTTGGTGTGCCATGACAGAACAGTGTCAGAAGCGCGGGTGTACTCGACCCGTCCTTGGGGTCACCGTTAGGTATCGACGGAAACGCAAAGGATACGAGGACCCGCCATCTACGCGCGTAGGAGTTAGAGTGCGGAAATGACGAGCCAGACCATCGCGAACACCCCGACACCGGAGCAGATCCACCGGGCGCCCAAGGTTCTGCTGCACGACCACCTCGACGGCGGCCTGCGTCCCGCCACGATCGTCGAACTCGCCCACGCGACGGGCTACTCCCAGCTCCCCGAGACCGACCCGGAGAAACTCGGCGTCTGGTTCCGCGAGGCCGCCGACTCCGGTTCCCTGGAACGGTACTTGGAGACCTTCTCGCACACCGTCGGCGTCATGCAGACCCGCGACGCCCTGGTCCGGATCGCCGCCGAGTGCGCCGAGGACCTCGCCGAGGACGGCGTCGTCTACGCCGAGGTGCGCTACGCCCCCGAGCAGCACCTGGAGGGCGGCCTGAGCCTCGAAGAGGTCGTCGAGGCAGTCAACGAGGGCTTCCGGGAAGGGGAGCGCCGGGCGCGGGAGAAGGGCCTGCGCATCCGCGTCGGGGCCCTGCTCACCGCCATGCGGCACGCGGCCCGCGCCCTGGAGATCGCCGAACTCGCCAACCGCCACCGGGACCTGGGAGTGGTGGGTTTCGACATTGCGGGTGCCGAGGCCGGCTACCCGCCCACCCGGCACCTGGACGCCTTCGAGTACCTCAAGCGCGAGAACAACCACTTCACCATCCACGCCGGCGAGGCCTTCGGGCTGCCCTCCATCTGGCAGGCCCTCCAGTGGTGCGGCGCCGACCGGCTCGGGCACGGCGTGCGGATCATCGACGACATCCGGGTCCACGAGGACGGCAGCGTCGAACTCGGGCGGCTCGCCTCGTACGTCCGGGACAAGCGCATCCCCCTGGAGCTGTGCCCGAGCTCCAACCTCCAGACCGGGGCGGCGGCCTCGTACGCCGAGCACCCCATCGGACTGCTGCGCCGGCTGCACTTCCGCGCCACGGTGAACACCGACAACCGCCTCATGTCCCACACCAGCATGAGCCGGGAATTCGAGCACCTGGTCGAGGCATTCGGTTACACGCTCGACGATATCCAATGGTTTTCTGTCAATGCTATGAAGTCGGCGTTCATTCCTTTCGATGAACGGCTGGCCATGATCAATGACGTGATCAAGCCCGGATATGCCGAGCTGAAATCCGAATGGCTGTTCCGGCAGACCGCCTCCACCAGCGGTTCTGCGGCCTCGGAGAACTGACCTGGGGTTCATTGGCACGCAGGGGATGCGGGCGGTGTTCACAAGCCGTCCATATTTCTATGTTTGCGGCGGGTGGTGCCGCCTGATTACGGTCGTTGCACCGCTCACACACCCCGTCACCCCATGATGAGGACGCATTTCATGAAGCAGTCTGCTGCCAGGACTCTCGGTGTCGCCGCCCTCGGTGCCGCCTTCGCCGCCGCCGGTGCGGGCGCCGCCAACGCCGCCCCGGCCCTCCCGGACACCGCTCAGACGCTGGAGACCGTCACCCAGGCGCTTCCGGCGGAGCAGCCCTCCCGGACGCTGCCGGGCTCGGGTGAGGCGCTGGGTCAGGGGCAGACGGCGGCCGGTGCCGGTCTCGCCGCCGCCCAGCCCGTCGCCGAGCAGCTGCTCGCCGGGGGCTCGGCCGGGCCCGCCGCCGAGCTGCTCGGCGGGCTGCCGGTGCAGGGCCTGCCCACGCACGGCCTGCCGGTGAACGGCGTTCCGGTCGGCTGAACCTCCCGCCCGGGCGGAACACACACCGATGGGGCGCACCCCTGGACACAGGGTGCGCCCCATCGGTGTTTTCGCGTACAGGCCGTTACCAGGCCGTCTGTGCCTTGTTCCGCACCTTGCTCTCCGAGGGCAGCAGGATCCACAGCGCGATGTACAGCAGGAACTGCGGGCCGGGCAGCAGGCACGAGACCAGGAAGATCACCCGCATCGTCGTCGCGGAGGTGCCGAAGCGCTGTGCCAGCGCGGCGCACACTCCGCCGATCATGCGGCCGTGGGTGGGGCGGGCGAGGCGGGACATGTGCGGCTCCTTCGTGAGGCGTCGGCGTGAGGTCTCTCGTCCGAGTACCCCATCTGCACTCCACGCTACGGAGACGAAGGGGGCAAAGCGTCGCTCCAGGGGGCGATCCCGACCCTGGGAATCGTCGGGGTCCGACCCTCAGCCGGCTCCTGCGGGGCAAGCGGCGTACTGGTCAGACGCGCGAGAGTGCGGCGGCGCAGCCAGGAGCGGCCGGCCGGGACGAGCGCGAGATGCGCGAGGGCCACGCCCGCGGTGTTCAGGAACAGCGAGTCGACGTCGACGACCTGACCCGGAACGCCGGTCTGGAGCAGTTCGATGCCCAGCGACAGCAGGGCGCCGGCCGTGACGGTGCGCAGCAGGGACGCCAGGGGCGAGACGGTCAGTCTGCCGCTCACCATCGGCAGCAGCACGCCCAGCGGAGCGAGCAGCGCCAGCTTCTCGCCGATGTGACGGGCCGCCTCCGGCCATCCCAGGGCGAGATCGGCCCGGATGCCGTCGAACGGCCGCAGATTGGCGGGCATCACCCAGGGCACGTCCAGCGGCCGCAGCGTGAACCAGGCGACGAACGCGAGGTGTGCGACGAGGAGGACACCTCCTGTCACACGGATGCGGAACTCGGCGCTGCCGCCGATGGAGCCTTGACGCTGCACGCCCCCCTAGACGCGACCTCCGGCGGAATCGGTTCCGCGATACCGCCCGATACGCCGGTGAGGCATGCGCCACAACCCCTCGGAGCCCGGCCCGCTCACTCTCCGGCCACGTCCCTGGACGGCGGTTCCTTGCTGCCCGGGCGGGCCCGCACCTCGTCGGTGCACTGCCAGCGGCGCGGGGGCTCGGCGCCGGGGCCGCCCAGGACCACGGAGCCGTCGCCCTCGGCGGCCGCCGAGTCGGAGAAGGTGCAGACGATCTGGGCGAGGGCGTACGAGGTGAGGCTGTCCGGCGCCGTGCTCAGCCGCAGCGTGTCCTCCGGATCGCCGGGCCGGGGCCCGCTCACGGTGATGCCGCCGCGTACGTCCGTGCTGTCGCCGGCCTCCTTCTCGGCGGGCGACGGCGGCGTCGCGAGCTGGTTCAGCAGGCCCTGCGCCACCAGCATGCGCCGCCCGGAGTCGGCCGCGCCGTCCGGGACCCGTACGGTCCGGTCGACGGTCACCAGCGACGACCCGCACAGCAGGAACACCTGCACCGGCAGCCCCCGGGCGGCCTGTGCCGACGCGTCCGGCTCGGCGAGCGAACAGCGCACCCGCGAGGGCGCGGGCCCGAAGTTCGTCGGCACCTCCGTGGCCCGGATCCCGCAGCCGGCGAGCAGCAGGGCGAGCACGGACACGGCACCGATCCGAGCCCCGGACACGAGACGTGTGGTCATCAGGCGTCCCCCTTCGAGTCCTCGCCCTGGTCCTGGTCGGTGTCGTCCTCGTGCTTCCGCTCGCCTTCGGCGGGCTGCTCCCCCGGAGCGTACGTGTGGCGCGGGAGCCGCAGGGTGAACACCGCGCCCGAGTCGGGCGAGTTGGCCGCGGTGAGTTCGCCGCCGTGGATGTGGGCGTTCTCCAGGGCGATGGACAGGCCCAGGCCGCTGCCCTCGGAGCGCGGCCGGGAGGCGCTGGCCTTGTAGAAGCGGTCGAAGACGTGCGGCAGGACGTCCTCGGGGATGCCGGGCCCGTGGTCCCGCACCTCGATGACGATCGAGTCGTCCTCCTCACGGACCGACACCCGCACCGGGGAGCCGCCGTGCTTGAGCGCGTTGCCGATGAGGTTGGCCAGGATGACGTCCAGACGACGCGGATCGAGGCGGGCGTGGATGCCGCGCTCCGCGTCCAGCTCGACCGCGTCCAGCCAGGCGCGGGCGTCGATGCACGCGGTGATCTGGTCGGCGATGTCGACGTCGTCCAGGACGAGCCGGGCCGTGCCCGCGTCGAAGCGGGTGACCTCCATCAGGTTCTCGACCAGGTCGTTCAGCCGCCGCGTCTCGCTGACCACCAGCCGCACGGCCGGCTCGATCATCGGGTCCATGCTGCCGGTCTCCGCCTCCAGCTCCTCCTCCAGCACCTCCGTCACGGCGGTGATGGCGGTGAGTGGCGTACGCAGCTCATGGCTCATGTCGGCCACGAACCGCCGGGACGCCTCGTCCCGCGCGGCCATGTCGGCGACCCGCTTCTCCAGCGCCTCGGCCGCCTTGTTGAACGTCCGGGACAGGTCGGCGAGTTCGTCGGTCCCGGACACCCTGAGCCGGGTGTCCAGCTTGCCCTCGCCGAGCCGCCGCGCGGCCGTCCCGAGCCGCTGCACCGGCTTCAGCACCGTCGTCGCCGCGGCCTGCGCGAGCAGCGCCGAGCCGATCAGCGCGAGCCCCGTGGCGATCCCCAGCGACCAGGCCAGCGAGTTGAGGTCCTTCGCCTCCGGCTCCAGCGACTTCAGCATGTAACCGGTCGGACCGCCGCCGATCACCCGCGTCCCGGCCACTAGGTACGGCGTGTCGTGGTCTATGACCCGCTGCCAGTACAGGTGGTGCGGGTGCTTGTCGGCCCCGTCGGTCTTCTGCGTCTTGTTCACCGCCGTGCGCAGCGAGACCGGCACGTCCCGCAGCGAGAAGCCGCTCAGACCGCCGGAGCTGCCGTAGACGGTCCTGCCCTCGGCGTTGCTCGCGACCAGCAGCACGCTGAAGCGCTGGTCGCTGCCGGCCATCTGGCCCGCGGTGTGCTGGAGCTCGTCCTGCGTCGGATGCTCGGGCAGTGCGCCCGCCCGGTTCTGCATCTCCTGCTCGAAGTCGCGCAGCACGGCGTCCTGGGTGCGGGTGAGCACGGCCTCGCGGTTGAGCCAGTAGGCGATGCCGGACGCGGACACGGCGGCCGTCAGCGCCACCAGGCCGAAGACGACGACCAGCCTCAGCCGCAGGCTCGTGAAGCGCAGCCGCGACAGAACTCCCTTGCGCGCCGCGGTCCAGCCGCGGTCCCCCCTTGGTGGTGCCGCTGTGTCACTGAGGCGGATCCAGCCGGTAGCCGACACCACGCACGGTACGGATCAGCGTCGGGGACGACGGCACGTCCTCGACCTTGGCGCGCAGCCGCTGGACACAGGCGTCCACGAGCCGTGAGTCGCCCAGGTAGTCGTGCTCCCACACCAGCCGCAGCAGCTGCTGCCGGGACAGCGCCTGCCCCGGCCGCCGGCTCAGCTCCAGCAGCAGCCGCAGCTCGGTCGGCGTGAGCTGGAGGTCCTCGCCGTTCTTCGTCACGGTCATCGCCGAGCGGTCGATGACGAGGCTGCCGAACGTCGCCGCGTCGTTGGACTCCCGCTCGCCGCGCCGCAGCACGGCCCGGATCCGGGCGTCCAGTACCCGCCCCTGCACGGGCTTGACGACATAGTCGTCGGCGCCGGACTCCAGGCCGACGACCACGTCGATGTCGTCGCTGCGCGCGGTCAGCAGGATGATCGGCAACTGGTCCGTGCGCCGGATGCGCCGGCACACCTCGAACCCGTCGATGCCGGGCAGCATCACGTCCAGCACGATCAGATCCGGCCGCTGCTCGCGCAGCAGCTTCAGACCGTCCTCACCACTGGCAGCGGTCGCCACCCGGTGACCCTGGCGCGTCAGCGAGAGCTCCAGGGCCGTCCGGATGGCGTCGTCGTCCTCGATCAGCAACAGGGAAGGCACGGGCACATTCTGGCCCATGGAGGGGCCGGGGTTCGACCTGTGGGCCGATATGGGGCCCGCGCCTACCGCCGGCGCCTGTGCGCGAGCCGTGGCGGTCCTGTGGCCGACCCCTGTGACAGGTCTGTGACAGTCGGCGGACACGGCCATGAAAGTGCGGCGGCAAGCTTTTCGCACAAGCAGGAAAGCCCGCCCGACCGGCGGGCCGCACACCGGAAGTCCACGACGGGGGGCGCGAGATGAACACGCTGCACGGCACCAGCACCAGCGCAGTGATCACGCGTCTCCACGACGTGAACCGGGGTTCCGAGAAGTCCGGTGCCGTGAGCGGGCGGGGGTGCGCTCGCGGCACCGGGCGTCAGCACACCGCGTTCATGACGGTGGTTGACGCGCACACGGGGGACAGCAAGGGGACGGGGGCGGTTCACGGGGGAGCCGCGTACAGGGAGGACTCGGGGGAGCGCCGCTCGCTGTCGGAGGCGGAGTTCACCGCCTACGTCCAGGAGCGCCGCGCCTCCCTGTACGCCACCGCCTACCACCTCACCGGCGACCGCTTCGAGGCCGAGGACCTGCTCCAGAGCGCGCTGTTCTCGACGTACCGGGCGTGGGACCGGATCAGTGACAAGGCCGCGGTCGGCGGATACCTCCGCCGCACCATGACCAACCTGCACATCAGCGCCTGGCGGCGCCGCAAGCTCAACGAATACCCGACCGAGGAACTGCCGGAGACGCCCGGCGACACGGACGCGATGCGCGGCACCGAACTGCGCGCGGTCCTGTGGCAGGCGCTGGCCCGGCTGCCCGAGCTCCAGCGCACCATGCTGGTCCTGCGCTACTACGAGGGCCGCACGGACCCGGAGATCGCGGAGATCCTCGACATCAGTGTCGGCACGGTGAAGTCCAGCATCTGGCGGTCGCTCCGCCGGCTGCGCGAGGACGAGGTCCTCAGCTTCGGCCGTGACGAGGAGGACGCCTTCGGCGAGCTCGTGGCCTGAAGGTTGGGGGGAAGCACCAAAGAGGCCCCACGGGGGACTGGAACCGGGGCCCACGGGGGAACTGCGGAGACGCTGGGGGGCGTCTCCTCAGGACAGTGGGGGACACGGGGGAGCGGGACTGGAGGGCCGGGGGGTCCGTCCAGTCCCGCATTTTTTCGCTGCCTAGGCCGCCGTACCGAGACTCGCGCACCGGCCCGCCGCCGCGGCCGCCAGCCGGCCCATCGCCTCGTCGCGGTCGCAGGCGTACGCGCCCAGCGCCGTCTGACGGGCGACGATCGAGCGCTCCTGACGCATCAGGCGCCAACCGCGGCGCAGCAGGAACGGCACCGACTTGCGGCCCTCCTTCAGATCCCGCAGGAAGCGGCGGCGGAACGTCTTCACCGGGCCGCGGCTCAGGCACAGCGCGTCGGCGAGGACGCCGAGCTCCCGGCAGCGCGTGACGATCTCCGCGGCGAAGATGCCCTCCGCGATGAACAGCGGGGTCCGCCCGATGTCCACCGTCTCCGTGCCGGTGCGGGCGCTCAGCGCGATGTCGTAGACGGGGACGTCCGTACGGCCCGTGCGGCACAGCCGGGTGATCGCGGCTATGGCAGTGTCCGCGTCCCACGACTCCGGATGGTCCCAGTCGATGTCCGAACTCCCCGCCACCAGCGGCAGCGTCGGGTCGTCGCCCTCCTTGTAGAAGTCGTCGAGCCGCAGCACCGGGAGGCCGGAGCGGGCCGCGAGGAGGGACTTGCCGGAGCCGGAGGGGCCGCAGAGCAGCACGACTCGCGTCGGTAGGGGCAGAGGGGAACTCACGGGACACCAGTGTGACGCATCCATCGGGGGCCGTACGACCCCGCAGGGCGCCTTTGATGCGCGCGTCACATCTCAACTGCTCTTTGTGTCGCATCGATTACCCAGAGTGCCGGTAGGCGGTAGCGATGGCCCGGCTCTCAAAGTCGACGCGCTCGACAACGGTGTCGGCACCCAGCTCGCCGATTTCAAGCCGATGACGCCCCAGGCGCTACCGGCCCCGCAGCGGGACCTCCCGGACCAGCCAGGACACCGCGAACGCCACGGCGCACAGTGCGGCC encodes the following:
- the afsQ1 gene encoding two-component system response regulator AfsQ1, translating into MPSLLLIEDDDAIRTALELSLTRQGHRVATAASGEDGLKLLREQRPDLIVLDVMLPGIDGFEVCRRIRRTDQLPIILLTARSDDIDVVVGLESGADDYVVKPVQGRVLDARIRAVLRRGERESNDAATFGSLVIDRSAMTVTKNGEDLQLTPTELRLLLELSRRPGQALSRQQLLRLVWEHDYLGDSRLVDACVQRLRAKVEDVPSSPTLIRTVRGVGYRLDPPQ
- a CDS encoding SigE family RNA polymerase sigma factor, encoding MNTLHGTSTSAVITRLHDVNRGSEKSGAVSGRGCARGTGRQHTAFMTVVDAHTGDSKGTGAVHGGAAYREDSGERRSLSEAEFTAYVQERRASLYATAYHLTGDRFEAEDLLQSALFSTYRAWDRISDKAAVGGYLRRTMTNLHISAWRRRKLNEYPTEELPETPGDTDAMRGTELRAVLWQALARLPELQRTMLVLRYYEGRTDPEIAEILDISVGTVKSSIWRSLRRLREDEVLSFGRDEEDAFGELVA
- a CDS encoding uridine kinase — protein: MDASHWCPVSSPLPLPTRVVLLCGPSGSGKSLLAARSGLPVLRLDDFYKEGDDPTLPLVAGSSDIDWDHPESWDADTAIAAITRLCRTGRTDVPVYDIALSARTGTETVDIGRTPLFIAEGIFAAEIVTRCRELGVLADALCLSRGPVKTFRRRFLRDLKEGRKSVPFLLRRGWRLMRQERSIVARQTALGAYACDRDEAMGRLAAAAAGRCASLGTAA